From the genome of Mycoplasma sp. 1578d:
CAGAAAAAATATATTTAGTCATTAATGGAATAAGCAAAATAACAAACAATTCTAAAAGTTTACTTAAAAAATGCATTATTTGCATTTTGATAGCATTAAAATTAACTTTTTCATGAGTAAAATTTTTTATTTGCTCTTTTTGGTCAGTATTTGGTTGGTTTAAGCTTGAAAAAGCTACAATGATATTTAAAAAGATTTTTTGAAATTCTTCTAAGCTTATTTTACCTTTTCCATAAGCCGGATCAATATACCAAATTTGTGAATTAGTACATTTTTCAATAATAATCATATGCTGATTATTATTTTGATTGATAATAGTTGCAAATGGGAATTGATCACTTGAGAGTTTTTTAAGCGTATCAAGATCACAGTTAAAAACTTCAATACTTAAAGAATATTGATTAATTAATCTTTTCAAGCTCTCAAGTGAAATCCCATTATTTTGATAAATTGCATTAATTTTCAGTTCATCAAGAGGGACTTTTTGACCATGAATTAGCTCAATAAAATACTGAGCAACTACTAATGAACAATCTTTTGAATCTCTTTGATATTGCATTTCTTTTATGAAATAAATAAATTTAAAAAAATTATTAAAAAAAGAAAATAACAGTGTTTGTACAGATTAGTAATTTAACTTAAAAAAGTTTATAATTCTATTATTACAATAAAGAGGTTATTATGAAAAAAGTAGTTGCTTTTGCAAGCGATCATGCTGGATTTAAGCTGAAACAAGAATTAATTGAATACCTTAAATCACTCGGCTATGAAATAGTTGATTTAGGACCAAAAACAGACCAAAATCCAGTTAGTTATGCAACTCAAGGAAAAGAACTTGCAGAGTATATTGATAATAAAAAACCAGATTTTGGTATTGGAATTTGTGGAACAGGCTTAGGAATTTCGTATGCATTAAATCGACACAAGCACATTCGAGCTGCTCGTGTGACCTCGGTTGAAGATGCTAAACTTGCTAAACTTCACAATAATGCTAATGTTTTGGTTTTTGGCGGACGCCAAATTTCCACAAAAAAAGCTCAAAAAATCATTGATGAATTTATTGCAACTGAATACGAAGGTGGTAGACATCAACAAAGAATTGACGAGTTAGATATGTAATTTTAGAATAATCTTTTTGACAAATTCAACAGAAAAACTCTCAAGTTTGCTATAATAGAGATACCATTATAAATTTTTAATTTAGTTAGGAAAAATATGAAAAGAAAATTAGCTTTAATCTTATCGGTTTTTGGTGGAGTAATTACACCTTTATCACTTGCTGTTTCATGTTCTAATAGTTCAACAATTGTTGAACCTAAAGTTGATGCAAAACAAGAAGAAAAAACCGAAGAACCTAAAAAACCTTCTCCAGAAGAAGTTGCTAAATTATCTTTACTTAAAGAAACTGTTTCAACCAATGAAAAATTATTAAGAATGTCAGAGAACGTACTTGTTATTTCAAAAGACAAAATTAAAGACAAACTCGCAACCGAAGCTTCAGTTGATGATGTTTATCTTGAATTTGGAAAATTGTATTATGATTATGCAAAACAAGTTGATAAAAAAGTTATCCTTGTTTCTTCTGAAGGAACCCAAGCTAAATTCTCAGTTCGCCTTTCTAAAACTCTTTCAAATGGAAAAATTGTTTCTGTAGCTAGAGAAGTAACAGTTCCTGGATATAAAGAAGAAGTGACTCAATAAAATGTTAATAATTAAAAAAACATTCTTGAAAAGAATGTTTTTTTGTGCTTAAATCAATTTAAACAAGTTTATCAAAAATATCATCACCAGTTTCAAGGACAACATCGGCTCCAAAATTACGAGCTACAATGTT
Proteins encoded in this window:
- a CDS encoding RpiB/LacA/LacB family sugar-phosphate isomerase, whose translation is MKKVVAFASDHAGFKLKQELIEYLKSLGYEIVDLGPKTDQNPVSYATQGKELAEYIDNKKPDFGIGICGTGLGISYALNRHKHIRAARVTSVEDAKLAKLHNNANVLVFGGRQISTKKAQKIIDEFIATEYEGGRHQQRIDELDM